TAGCAGCTGGCGACATCTGACAAAAATTGCTATAATTACCCTCATGGAAGAAGTGAGGGAAACGACTGATATTTTTTTGTGGGCCAATCAAACTGATGCGAAGAAGAACGATTTACAGATAGAGCTGTTCTTATTTAATAAAAATTATACGCCGTATGTTATGCCTTTGAAAGGCGATGTTGAGCAGCAGCTCCGGCCGCTATTTTTGTTTGATTATATCAATCAAGTTAATTTGGGCGCCGGTACTGGCCTTAGCGTGCGGGATTATGAACTGAGCGAAGCAGAAGACAACGTACTACTGCGGACGGATCTCGCCAGGGTTGGCCGGGCGGAAACCTTGATTCATTTGATTGAGCATGAGCGCGGCGACATCGTGGAGTTTTCGGAAACTGAGCATGAGTTCAAGCGGATGAAAGGGCTGATAGCGCGATTTACTGATCCGAACGATCCAGAAAAAGTCTTTTACACGGTGAAGCTAATCCAGCAGGGACAGACGCTGAAAAGCGCGCTGGCGTGGGAGTTTTCTGACGGCAAGTTTGGCGCATTTAAGGCGGAGGTTGGGTTTAAGGTGCCAGATGATAACCAGGTGCTGATCATCGGTCAGGACATTTTCGCCTTTAATTCTTCGAAGTTCGAGCGGATGTTTGGCTATGAGTACAAGAAACAGGTGATTGCCGATAAGAAAGTGGCGGAGATTGAAAAAGCGTATAAGCTGAGTTTTCCTGAAGGGTTGGATTTGAACGCGCTGGTCAAGGAGCGCAAAAAGACCATCAATAAACTACAGAAATTAGAGATCGGCGAGGTCAAACAAGAGCAGGTGCTGGACTATGCTGATGAGATGCAGTTGGAGCTGATGAGTGATGATAACGGCGCGATTATCATTATGGATGGCAATGATCTCGACATGTTTGTGAACCTGATCAACGAGGATTACATTGAGAGTAAAATTACTGGCAAGCGCTACGAAATTACGTCGAAAAAACTGCTGGGCGAGCCAGAGGGCGAACCGCCGCGAGGTTAGCTATGGACCAGGAATTAGCGCTGGCGATTTTGATGAGCGGTCGGTCGGCACTGCTGACGGGTGCGGCTGGAACGGGCAAAACGCACCTGTTGAATACTTTTATTGCACAGGCGCGTGACCAGGGTAAAAAGGTGTCGGTAACAGCGACGACGGGCTTGGCGGCGACGCATTTGGGCGGCAATACGATTCACAGTTGGAGCGGCATTGGCGTCAGTGATTATTTGGCGAACAACTTTTTTGATCGGCTATCAAAAACGCGGCGTGAGGTGATTACCAAGACTGATGTGCTGGTGATTGATGAGATTTCCATGCTGCATGATTTTCGGCTGGATATGGTTGATCAGGTGCTGCGCGGTGTCAGGGAAAATGACCAGCCGTTTGGTGGCGTGCAGCTGGTGATGAGTGGTGATTTTTTCCAATTGCCGCCGATTAATCGTCCGGGCGAGCGTGGCGGCGGCTTCGTGGTGTATTCGGAAGCGTGGCAGGAATTGCAGCCGGCGGTGCTGTATCTGGAACGGCAATATCGACAAAATGACGAGCAGCTGCTCGAGATCTTGACGGCACTAAGAAGTGATGATATTAGGCGGCATCATGCCGAGACGCTGCTGGCGCGGACGGAGGTCGAGCTGCCTGATGGTGATATCACCGAGCTACATACCGTCAATGTTGATGTCGACGCCATTAACAGTCAGAAGCTGGCGGAACTGGCGGGCGAGGAGCGAACGTATCAGCAGACGACGACGGGTTCAAAAGTGTATGTCGAGAGTCTGCAGCGGTCAGTGCTGGCGCCGAGTGAACTTGTGTTGAAGTTGGGCGCGTTGGTGATGGCGGTGAAAAATTCGCCGCAGAAATTGTACGCCAACGGTAGTATCGGCACGGTGGTGGATTTCGAGCCGCTGACGGACTATCCAATTGTGGAGTTTCGTGACGGTCGGCAGGTAACCATGGTGCCGGATGTGTGGGAGCTGCGTGACGGTGAGCGTAAGCGGGCGAGTATCTCGCAGGTGCCACTGCGCCTGGCGTGGGCTATCACCGTGCACAAAAGCCAGGGCATGACGCTGGACGCGGCAAAAATTGACCTGAGAAAAGCGTTTGTCGAAGGTATGGGTTATGTGGCGCTCAGTCG
The window above is part of the Candidatus Saccharibacteria bacterium oral taxon 488 genome. Proteins encoded here:
- a CDS encoding DUF4868 domain-containing protein, whose protein sequence is MEEVRETTDIFLWANQTDAKKNDLQIELFLFNKNYTPYVMPLKGDVEQQLRPLFLFDYINQVNLGAGTGLSVRDYELSEAEDNVLLRTDLARVGRAETLIHLIEHERGDIVEFSETEHEFKRMKGLIARFTDPNDPEKVFYTVKLIQQGQTLKSALAWEFSDGKFGAFKAEVGFKVPDDNQVLIIGQDIFAFNSSKFERMFGYEYKKQVIADKKVAEIEKAYKLSFPEGLDLNALVKERKKTINKLQKLEIGEVKQEQVLDYADEMQLELMSDDNGAIIIMDGNDLDMFVNLINEDYIESKITGKRYEITSKKLLGEPEGEPPRG
- a CDS encoding ATP-dependent endonuclease gives rise to the protein MDQELALAILMSGRSALLTGAAGTGKTHLLNTFIAQARDQGKKVSVTATTGLAATHLGGNTIHSWSGIGVSDYLANNFFDRLSKTRREVITKTDVLVIDEISMLHDFRLDMVDQVLRGVRENDQPFGGVQLVMSGDFFQLPPINRPGERGGGFVVYSEAWQELQPAVLYLERQYRQNDEQLLEILTALRSDDIRRHHAETLLARTEVELPDGDITELHTVNVDVDAINSQKLAELAGEERTYQQTTTGSKVYVESLQRSVLAPSELVLKLGALVMAVKNSPQKLYANGSIGTVVDFEPLTDYPIVEFRDGRQVTMVPDVWELRDGERKRASISQVPLRLAWAITVHKSQGMTLDAAKIDLRKAFVEGMGYVALSRVRDLDNLYLYGINRKALEVSPDALAIDEVLQRASSEAVKHYRPMLEEMKRKQSVPKKSGKKSQSGSWQQKIAKMRETHPKAYMPWEKADDDILKQEFLQGVTIQQLSQKLGRHEGSIKMRLQKHFGEDVVQ